Proteins found in one Triticum urartu cultivar G1812 chromosome 4, Tu2.1, whole genome shotgun sequence genomic segment:
- the LOC125550503 gene encoding purothionin A-1: MGSMGLKGVMVCLLILGLVLEQVQVEGKSCCKSTLGRNCYNLCRARGAQKLCANVCRCKLTSGLSCPKDFPKLVLESNSDEPDTMEYCNLGCRSSLCDYMVNAAADDEEMKLYVEQCGDACVNFCNADAGLTSLDA, from the exons ATGGGAAGCATGGGCCTCAAGGGTGTGATGGTGTGTTTACTCATACTGGGGTTGGTTCTGGAACAGGTGCAAGTAGAAGGCAAGAGTTGCTGCAAGAGCACCCTAGGAAGAAACTGCTACAACCTTTGCCGCGCCCGTGGTGCTCAGAAGTTATGCGCAAACGTTTGTAGGTGTAAACTCACAAGTGGCCTAAGCTGCCCTAAGGACTTCCCTAAATTGGTCCTTGAGTCCAACTCAG ATGAACCAGACACCATGGAGTACTGCAACTTGGGATGTAGGTCTTCCCTATGTGACTACATGGTCAACGCAG CTGCTGACGATGAAGAGATGAAACTCTATGTGGAACAGTGTGGTGATGCTTGTGTCAATTTCTGTAACGCTGATGCTGGCCTCACATCCCTTGATGCGTAA